The Helicobacter jaachi genome segment AACTAAAAACTTTGTAATGAAAACCTAAGAGAAGAGACTAGAAGCTCAATCAAATGGGAGTGAAATATTACAGGCTTAAAGCTTAAAGTGGGCTTAGGACTTGTAAATTTCCCCATAAGCGGATTTCCAACGCTTGTGAAACCAAAACCAATCTTTAGGCTTTGCTCTAATAGCGCGCTCCACGACATTTGCTTGAGCCTGCGTAGCCTCTAATATATCTGCCTTGCTATCATCACTCTTTGGGCAGTAAATTGGCGGATAAAAGCGCACCTCAAAGCTTTTAAAGCCCTCATTTATGCTAATCATCACTGGTACAATGCCCACATTAAAGCGCCTTGAAAGCACAGAAGCAATAGTAGTGTGAGTAGCCCTTTTGCCAAAAAATTCCACCCACACACCCTCACTTTGAGCAATATTTTGGTCAATCAAAATTCCAGCAAGTGCATTTGGCGCGCTATAAAGCTTAAGTAAATGCTTGAATGCGCCCTTTTTGTCGATAAATTTTACATTCTGCGCCTCACGCCGCGCAATAATCACGCGATTAATCGCATCAAATGGTGTTAATCGCCCTAGTGAAGCCATATTGCACCAATTATAGCGCGGAGGTAGCACA includes the following:
- a CDS encoding lipid A biosynthesis lauroyl acyltransferase translates to MRFSKLRAVRVMSAWIIRAVVNVLGFYLAKMPHRCFVWHIKTLAFMFRICDKRRKNDAQANLDFAYGEDLSKQAKREIIKGCYENFAFVLLETIRVTFIPIERYTQRFNFVDEHYILQSLHKDKGAVLISAHYGLWEAMASVLPPRYNWCNMASLGRLTPFDAINRVIIARREAQNVKFIDKKGAFKHLLKLYSAPNALAGILIDQNIAQSEGVWVEFFGKRATHTTIASVLSRRFNVGIVPVMISINEGFKSFEVRFYPPIYCPKSDDSKADILEATQAQANVVERAIRAKPKDWFWFHKRWKSAYGEIYKS